From the Argentina anserina chromosome 3, drPotAnse1.1, whole genome shotgun sequence genome, the window AAATACACTTATCTGATAGACCAAACACTCCAACGCGCCAGAATTCTTAGGCCAAGACGAGGTCGATCCTTTTAATTAATTGCTGGCTGGAAGGGTGTAAAgggtttttccttttcttttttttctaaatatcaccaccccaaaatttataaaataaaaatatcctAGAATATGAGCATTCTGTTGTTACCTTTTTGGGTCGAATATTTGTGGGTTTGGTTCTTCATAATATTACATAGGGTCTAAATCCTTCTAAATCATAGTTAACAATGATTGAGTCTTTCATGCACGTATCTTCTGAATGGTCGTAGCACCACCAAAGACCTCTATTCTGGATGGTTAAGCGAGCAAATAATGGTTAAGTGAGCAAATTTGTTTTCATATCTGTATTCTATGCTCATGTTCACGCGCATATAGCGAGCTGTGAAGGGTTCGGGCGAGGTGGAGTGTTTGGTCCGTCTATCAGATAAGTGTATTTGGGTTTCATTATTGGCTTTGCGTTGATTGCAAATTCGTAAACCAAAGACTGGGTACGTAGAAAACTTAAAACTAAAAGATGATAAACGTACTGAATAGAAGAGACAATTTACACGAGGTAGGAGTAAATATATTACAATAGAGGTTTAGTATATTAAACAATAATTTACCTCTAATTTATTAATATGGATGTGTTTGGTGTAGCTGAGCTTATAAAAAAGTTAgcattctgaaaataagtggCTGATAAATAAAGTAGTTaactgtttggtaaactggcttATATAAGTGGTTGTTAGTAGTAGAAGCAATGCCAAAAcgtttggtaaactcaaactgacttatgtttttaatttgtcaaatgaccaatttgGATATGTAAGATAATTAAAGTTTAAAACAATGCCTAAAAATATATGACATATTAATATTGGATGTTTTTTAAATTATCTTAAaccaatatatttttatattgataacttggttttgattaggatcatgtaaatacataaatactcAATAACTTTGAGCAATCATGtttcttaatatatatatttcttgtgCGCCATGATGATTTTATTCTTCTAcgcatcatcatcttcctcatcTCCATCACATTTCATTTCTTCGCTTCAGACAAAACATCTATCACGATGTGCATATCTTCGGATATAATTATGAAGTGTCATAGTGGACATTGTTTTAGCAAGAGCTTAAGAGGGCAGTGCAGCTCCACCACTGATGTGCTTGGATCCACCCTATATATAATGGCGAAGAGTCCAATGAGCAGAGAAGGTCCATGACTGTGGAAGAACTCAACACTTTCACACTAGACAAAGAAGAGATCGAGAGCAGTATTAGTTGAATTATATTGTTGTGTTGAAATCATACATGGATTAGCcctatatataatctaataAACATAAATCACTCCCGTGATTCatgctaacactccccctcaagttggcacATACATATCAACAATGCCCAACTttctaagtgagtcataaaaggcatttttagacactccttttgtgagcatatcgacaagttgttcttctataggaacaaaaggaaaactaatgatctttgcGTCtatcttctcttttataaagtgacgatcaacctcaacatgttttgtacgatcatgttgcacaagattctgtgaaatatcaatagctgcatttgttgtcacagtacaactgcatagcacacttaggcttaatacccaaatcttgtaggaAAATTTTAAgacataacaattcgcacactccctgagccatacatctgtattctgctttagcactagatcgagctaccactttttgtttcttactcttccatgtaacaagattacccccaacaaaggtaaagtaccctgatgtggatctctgatctgtaatattttcagTCCAGTCTGCatatgtgaagccacaaacctcaagggtattattgtgattaaaGAACATTACACCTCTCCATgtagctgacttcaagtacctcaaaatccttaaaaCAGCATCtatgtggtccacactgggattatgcatgaactgactcactacacttactgtaTAAGCAACACCTTGAGCTCGTAAAGTTAAATGAACCGAGTTTAAGCTTAATATTTAGCCCGACCTTAAAAATAAGCTGAGCTTGAACAATAAGTATTCAACTCGTTCGACTCGTTTAGCTTGCGAGTTAGCTCGGGTTTGTTAAAAGCTCGGcttgtttattaattaagattgacttattaacttttatagaatatataaagtataatttttatatgataaataatatttaaaaatataatattagttcGAAAGAGCTTAATAATTAGCTAAGAACTTTAAGTTCTATaacgagtttgatttgttatttatagtttattacaaatataatggattttgtgtgatgcAATGACATtagattttaaatttttattttaatttctaaattttaaaattttaatttcatatgatAAACTAACTGACTCATTCGACACGgagaaatttaattagtaaTGAACCATTGCAAATTTGTAATCACTCCATGTGATCGATATGTGTGGTCTCCATTTCTATAACTAGCTAGCTACGTACGTACCACAAAAAAACTATGATATTAATGTGACCCATATATGACGATATTTCCATATCTGGATGTAAATGCATATGGAATAGTAATGGAAATGGAAATGCATATGGAATAGTACTGGAAATGGACATGTACTACTGACCACTGAAATTTCATTCGATCGCCGCTCGTTTTGAAATCATTTACACCCCTACAATGAAAGCTTTACTATCGTGTGTACGTTCGTAGTTTCTGGGCACAGTCCCATGCATCTAATTAACTGGTTCTAAGTATGTATCGATAGACGTACACAAATCGTTTACTTTCCTCGATTAAATTTCTTGAATTGTGTTAGTAATTACCTGTGTTATGAACTGTATCATACCAAATGTACGCAAGATTTTTTGAACATTGATTCGTGACATATCAACGTTCATGACGTACATCGTCGATCGGCAAACAATTGAATTTTTACCAAGAAGGCAATCGGTTCGTAACGACTACTGATTGTTTGATTCAGAATTCGAAACCAGCATTGTGATGCAAAGCTTGATACTTGGTTCAAACCAATCGTAATTGTGAACTCAGCATTACATGGGGTCATGACAACATGGTCGAGTGACTTGTGACGTTACATGGGGTCATTGAATTATTGAGACGCTCTAAACGAAAGAAATGTGTAAAACACAATGCGTGGTGTGTAGGCAATTATTCACATTGTCGGAGCATATCGAAACCCTACATGATGCTGCATACGTTGAGACGTTTTGCGGTCCTCATTTAGATTTTTCGTGTTTTTCCTCGAGGTGTACTAGGTATTTACGGAAGCTCCAGTTCCTATAAATTAGGAATCAATTCGATCCTCCTGATACCCCAAACCAGTGTTTCTACTTTTTAAAGCTTCCAACTTATTTCTCTCTAAACGTGGAGGTAATAGAATCTTTTCTTACCATTACTCCCTATGGCACTCAGTCTTCAACCTCACTCTGCTACCTCAAAGAGTCAAACTGTAAATACTTGTGGGATTAACTAATGAAGCTCATTGATGGACATTGCCGCAGTTTCATTTCCTTTTCTGTTTCATCCTATTAACTGTGCGAAGCTTTTCATTTtgtcataatatatatagggaGATTTTCACGTCCGCCATGAACAAAAACTGACGGAGTTGAAGGAAGCACTTGCAAATGCCGATCAATTGCAGCAATTGGTTGTGATTGATGCCATGCAACGCCTCGGCGTCGCGTATCGCTTCCAAGAAGATATTGATGTAATCTTAGAGAAGCAGTACACCAGGTCATCAGCTTATTATAATGGTAATGACGATGGCAATCATCAACTTCTTGAGGCTTCCCTTCGTTTTCGACTATTCAGACAACAAGGCTTCCCAATAACTTTAGGTAGATATTGTTCTTCATTTATTCATTTTGTATGTGTTCACTTGAATTcaactatatttataaacTGAGGGAGGGGTGGTGGGTTTCCAGTTGTGATGAGCTAGATCTTTCCATTGAAATTGTGGGTGGGTGCTTTTTACCCCAAATCGGCCGTCACATTACtcatatagtagataatatCGCTGCAGGCATTTATAAGTTTACAGATCAATATATAGAAAAGGAACGAACCATCCCAATCTATAAATTTACTATCTAGGATATCaaaataattacatttacagaCAGGGTAAAAGAGTATACTGAACCTGACTACTGGTCGTATACTAGCTAAGTATTTAAGGTGGGGTTGTGCTTCTGTAATATATGAAAATGACGCAAAAATTGACCCAAAAAATCTGTACTGACTTAATGAGGGTGAGATACAGATGCAGATGTGAAGAACAAGATAAAGAACAATCAGAAACTTAATGCTGGACTAGTAGCTGGTGAGGACATAGAGGGATTAGTGGAATTATGTGAAGCATCACACTTGAGCttccaaggagaagaagcACTTGAAGAAGCGGGAAAGCTCTGCCGCAAGATTCTAACTGCTTGGGTCCTCAACAATCACAACGATTGTCTAGCAACACTAGTCGCAAACACATTGGAACATCCCTATCACAAGAGCTTGACAAGATTCACGGCGAAGAAGTTTTTGAATAGTTTTCAAGGCCAAGAGAATTGGGTTTGTTCTTTACAAGAACTAGCAAAACTAGAGTTCAACATGGTCGAATCCACAATCCgaaatgaaattttacaaGTATCTCGGTGAGTATAGCAACTAGTCTTTAACTAAAAGAATATTAATCATTTATTTGAAAAGAATATTCTAGATATTTACTTTATCATTATCTGAAATTCTCTTTCTACATCTTGCAGATGGTGGAAAGAACTAGGCTTGACCAAAGAGTTGAAGTTTGTGAGAGACCAGCCAATTAAGTGGTACACATGGCCCATGGCATGCCTCGTTGATCCCCGACTATCAGTGGAAAGGGTTGAACTCACAAAAGCAATTTCTCTCGTTTACATTATAGATGACATTTTTGATGACGTTCATGGATCACTGGATGAACTCGTTCTCTTTACAGCAGCAGTTGCGAGGTATTTATGCGCAAGCATGCGTTTGTATGATATAGCATTACCTAGATCTTATGAATTGTTgctaattaaagaaaaactatgTGCAGATGGGATACTGCTACAAATGATGAGCTGCCAAATTACATGAAAACATGTTTCAAGGCTCTTAATGACATTACCAATGATATCAGCGAGAGAGTCTACGAAAATCACGGATGGAACCCTATTGACACCCTAAGAGAATCGGTATGCATCAAGTAATATATACATGACGAATTAACTCAGCTCCCTCTTTGAATAATTATCTGAATGACAATCTTGTATTGATGCTACAGTGGGCAAGATTGTGCAAGGCATTCTTAGTAGAAGCGCAATGGCTTAGACATGGCCAGTTGCCAAGCTCCGAAGACTACTTGAGGAATGGGATTATCAGTTCAGGGGTGCCTGCAGTTTTAACCAATGCCTTCTTTATTCTTGGTCAAGGCATTACCAAGGAAACGATAGATCTTTTCAACAGCACCGAATTACCTAGTATCGTGTCTTCAACCGCCACGATACTCCGGTTATGGGATGACTTCGGAAGTGCCATGGTAATGTCTCCCTATATAATAACGTGCTATCTcagttggattttttttttcataattaaGGCTTAGATGAAAATTGTGGGGACTAATTTAGTGAACTAAATAATTTCAGGATGAGGAGCAAAATGGGTATGATGGATCATATATAGAGTTTTATATGAAAGAACATCAAGGCTCTACTGTCGAAGAAGCGCAGGGAAACGTAATCAGAAAGATTTCGGATGAATGGAAGAACCTCAACCAAGAATGCTTCTCTTGCAATCCATTTTCAGAGTCATTTACACAACTCGCTCTAAATGTTTCTAGAATGGTTCCCATGATGTACGATTACAATGACAACCATCGTCTTCCAAGCCTTGAGGAAAATATGAAGTCGTTGCTTTTGGATAGTTTTCTTGCCAAAGGCATCACTCATGGCTAGCTACAGGAAACCAGTGCAGTATATGAATTTATGAATTGAGGCCATCTAGCAGTAAACAAAAGCTATCTAGATGTTTGTACGTACCCGGGCCATTTGAAATGTCTTGAGAACTATCTAACCAAAAAGCAATATGTCATTTAACATAACTATGTTTCCGGTATGCACCGTTATAATAAGGTTATATCACTGGGCCTTTCATTAATGTCACCGTTATACCACTTGAGGGTGATTTCAAAGAACAATCTTTCAATGTAACGTTAAATTGGCCTTTATAGCTGTACTTGTTGCAAAAAGTCCTTGTTATTAAATCAGTCAAGCGTACGCGTGCAATTAAAGTTTCAACGAAAATAGAATGAAATACTTGTTCCTGCATGGTGGGTGTGATACACGAATTACTAGCAATCATtagggtgggcataaaaacggaaatctcgatcccgtcccgaaattcatagggacgggacgggacgggacggaggtctaaaaacgttcgtcccgtcccgatcccgtctcgTTTCATAattagtgggatgggacgtgagacgaataatttctatcccgctttGTCCTGTCCCAcatttaataaaaacttaaaaattcttatatatttgtattaaaatgaaactaatttatgttcttaataactctaaaattatttcaactcaaataataatgctaaattataatattttgaacataatatgcatttttttgttaaaatttcattattaaatgttactttgttaatgaaaaagtaaaaatataggtttttatttaacttcataggaagttgagatttgtcccgtcccgatcccgtcccgtcccaaccaggattaatcccgagtgggatgcattcttaaaaactctcgtcccgtcccatcccgtcccgtgcccacccctagctaTCATTGATCGAAATCAATTTAAAgaataaaacatcaaaatcTCTCGTAATTTATATGAGTGATGAGACTACTGCTCACTTTAAAGCAGCGAATTTTGGAAAATTTGGACGTGACTCCTGCCTTCCATAACCAACTAAAAGTATAGAGCTAGCATAACAAGTTAAAAACGATATGGGATAGCTAGCTAAACCCCACGACACCGGCCATCAAATAAAGGAAAGAATTGAGATTAGCGAAACGACGTCGAATGATCATTAGGTATGTACTACTCTTGACCTTAAATCAGTAAGATGCTGATAAATTTGCAGCAGATAGATGAACAGTCGTTACATACATACTACTAATTGCCTTATTTAATCAAGTATGGAACATGTGGATGTAGCATATTAGCCAATTCAATGAACATATTAGAAAGTTAGGGTTCTATCAAGTTCCAAAGTCAATGTGCGCGCTAAACTTATACTTTGGATCGCACAGAACACCTAAAGTCCTGAAGGGAAGTAGTGCATGAAGATACATGAGACCTGTCTATCGATCCAACAAATCAATGTGAAGATGAATCGCtcatacgtacataaattCTCATATTTACCGGGATTTCCCATGAGTGTAAAGACCTAATATCAACAAGCTCAATCGTACGTTCCCCTCCTAGGTAGCGAGTGAGAGAATTCAAATCCTAAATACCATATACCTTGGTCGCATGTGGTTGGTGCCCTTTCAGTTCTTATTTGCATGCGATCGGTGGGTCGGCTTCGTCCTAGGTAGCGAGTGAGAGAATTcaagagaaattttgaaaaacgACCTCTTTTTTGTCCTTGAATTGATAGAAAACCTTACTTTCTAATTTAGTTGAAAATGACCATTTGAGCAGGTAAAAAGTCATATAGACCCTCATTGGATGGTAGTATGTACTAACAGCTTACACGATCCAACGAACTatttctttgaaaaaaaaatctggatTACAACCTTAGCAAATACATTTATGATATATCTAAGCAACGGATTGATGTCTTTCAAATATGATGTATATGtactattatgtttttttttccatggAGAAGAACAAATTAATTTCAAAGATAAAAGAGGGATCTACAAAAACATATCCATATACACTGCTTTGTTTGTTGATAGATAATTGATAACTTAATACTAATATGTCTCATTCATTGAAAAAACTGTTAAATTACAGAATGTATATCAATATATGTGAAAACAGATTCCAAGAGAGTATGTCGATGATGTTCTGTATTGCCAAAGAAGGTAGAAGCAATAACTGATGGATCAACAATTGGAAAACTACACCAGCTGGTGATTGGAATAAATCTCGTCTTATGCAAGGAATAAAATTGATTCAACTTCAAGTGATTTTTCTTCTGttgtttgatatatattgtactatttgttttgattttatcTAATTGATTACTGTCATTTTGACATCTCGTAAATTtcagagaacaaagagatataTAGATCTCATAGATGATTATcaatcatggtattgaaaaTCTGAACAGAAAGAAATATTTTCACGAGAGAAGACAATTGTTCATTGTGGGCAATAAAGACACTTCCTTGTCCAAATGGTCATTATTCAACTAATTTAGAAAAGATGGTTAGAAATCAATTTGGAGACCAAAAAAAGGttgtttttcaaaatttctcagaaTTCAAATCCTAAATACCATATACCTTGGTCGCATGTGGTTGGTGCCCTTTCAGTTCTTATTTGCATGCGATCGGTGTGTCGGCCCCACTGAGATCGAATCAACGATCAGTAACCagaaaaacaaattagttTAACAAACTATTACAAGTCAACagtcattttttgtttttggacaAATAAGCATAAATATCTTCATGGACGAAGTGATTGGGGACCTATGATCATTACAACACCAGCAGATTTTCTCATGTTCTGTGAACCTGCGTTCTGCAAATACATGGCCGGTGATGGGGACATGGCCGCTCTCCatgacttttttattttcaatggCATATAGATCGAACATAGTTTATGTGTCTTTGTGTTTCATGGTCGAGGTTCACTTATGACGAACATATCGGGTCAATTGTAGATTACAATAAAACCTGTATAAATTAATATGCTTGGGACAGATTAAATTTACTATTTTAGCGagatattaatttattaataaattattaatttatcaaggtataataagtattttctttcactttttcagaaaaaaaaagttttacgTTGTTCATACGCCACATTGTTTGATTCATCATGGATACCGttcaaaaaattatattgtttgatgtattatattatgttatttgatgataattaaatcaacaaaattcttcaatgaaatcctcataaatgtaaaatttgttgtaggagaattatcTCCTATGTATTCGTgatgtatcttgtcctaattataTAGCCTAGTTATATAGTCTATATCCAGAGTTAAGTTTTACTTTGAAATTACAAGGTGAAGTTCAATTCTGACACATTTTTCAGTCAAATTTGTTcattataagtaattaaataTTTAACTATACTGTTCAATATAATCTCTACAGAGTTTCATCCAAATAAATGTTAGAATTGAGATTAGTGAAACGACGTCGAACAATCATTAGGTATGTACGTACTACTCAACAAGCTCAATCGTACGTTCCACTACAAAAAAGTTGAGCAATAATCAAAATGCTACATTTGTATAAGATTTGTGGGATTTTAAGTAATAGCCACCcctattgaccaaaaaaaaaaagtaatgtGAGCTTAGCTGGcattgtaatagtaaataagagttatcttttcagCTACTATAAAACTCTCTGATTTCAATATGTTTTGCTGCAATATTCATAGAGATATTTTCCATTTTCTCTCTAGCCTTCGTCTTCCTCAAACTTTCTTCAATTCAGGTTAGCCATGGCATCACGAGGTTCACTTATGCCCTACATACTGAGCAGTCGATCGGGTCAATTCTGGAGTAGCTAGATGCATTTCAGCAAGTTATCATGCTGCATACCTTCCTTATTTTTAAGGTGGTTGTGGAAGAAGTTTGTTCAACAATAACTGCAGGTCTGAAGTTGAAGTCTGAAGTTAAAATACCTTCAAAGGGGTACTGATAAATATCATCTGACAATAATCTTAATGGAAAGCAAAGTCCGGCCTCAAGGAAATACAGATaggatatatatacatgtcactTTCGATACATCAATAACTGCAGGTAAGTTGAGCTCTAATTTTCATCTGCTGACTGCGATGTCCAGATATAAATTCATTACTTTCCAACACGTATGGTTTGAGTGTTCAGTTTTTTCACAAGAACAGCAAAACTCAACATAAACTTAACGTTCAAGATGCAAATCCAGAAAGACTAAACGCTAAGGAGCGCGCGGGTGCCAATTAAATTGCATATTTACACATACTGATATTATAAGCTCATGATAGCAATATGGGCGGCAGGAACTAATCTAAATAATGATGTTGGTTTGACGGccagtatcaataattgaacaCTGCATGCATGGTTTACTGGTTTAGCACTATAATTTAGACCAAGACTAGTTCACAcattattttcaaaaagaagaagaaacaaagaatga encodes:
- the LOC126789206 gene encoding (3S,6E)-nerolidol synthase 1-like, coding for MALSLQPHSATSKSQTGDFHVRHEQKLTELKEALANADQLQQLVVIDAMQRLGVAYRFQEDIDVILEKQYTRSSAYYNGNDDGNHQLLEASLRFRLFRQQGFPITLDADVKNKIKNNQKLNAGLVAGEDIEGLVELCEASHLSFQGEEALEEAGKLCRKILTAWVLNNHNDCLATLVANTLEHPYHKSLTRFTAKKFLNSFQGQENWVCSLQELAKLEFNMVESTIRNEILQVSRWWKELGLTKELKFVRDQPIKWYTWPMACLVDPRLSVERVELTKAISLVYIIDDIFDDVHGSLDELVLFTAAVARWDTATNDELPNYMKTCFKALNDITNDISERVYENHGWNPIDTLRESWARLCKAFLVEAQWLRHGQLPSSEDYLRNGIISSGVPAVLTNAFFILGQGITKETIDLFNSTELPSIVSSTATILRLWDDFGSAMDEEQNGYDGSYIEFYMKEHQGSTVEEAQGNVIRKISDEWKNLNQECFSCNPFSESFTQLALNVSRMVPMMYDYNDNHRLPSLEENMKSLLLDSFLAKGITHG